The Quercus lobata isolate SW786 chromosome 9, ValleyOak3.0 Primary Assembly, whole genome shotgun sequence region CATTTCCTTGAAACATGGGATTTTCATCAACGTCACTAGTGACCAAAATTAACTGCCAAGACTAAACCTTGGTGTCTTTTAGAATTAAGTCCTATCTATATCCCATAGCCTGAGTCTGAAGATTTTGGTTGTCTTCTAATAGACGGTCGTATTCAAGAAGTAGGTCTGCGGCTTGTTTTTGAAGGGCAGCAACATGGCTTTCAGCAGATTCAACTCTCTTATCTTTCTCTTCAGATTCTAGCTTCACCTTCTTCAAATTCTCTGATAGAGAAGCTATTTCTTCTTGCAGCCGCTTTATCTCCTTGGaagctttctcttctttttctttgagttCCGTCTTTTCCTTCTGAAGCCTTTCAACTTCCTCTTTTGAAGCACCCACGCTACTCCTCAATCCAATAAGCTTTTGGAGATAGTGATGCATACGGTCAATTATGAATCCAAGAAATAGGGTAAAACCTGCAAATCAAATTCAGGCTTTCAGAAAACACTGGTCGGACCAATCTGAAAGGAAATTAAAGCATACATTACCGCAAGAGAAGCATTTCTTGCTAATGAAGGAAAATTTACAATCAGCTTATTGCTCAATGTATTTTGGTCAATAAGAACAGTGTACTCCAAAACATGTGCTATGCTCTGACTGGTGATTGTACAAAACTAGAGAAGCTCAAATTGGCAAACAGCGCTCAAAACTAAGAACAGTTGCCTCAAACCACAACTTATGTTTTATGGATGTTAAGAAATTACATTAACAGATGTAATGGAACTGCATTATTCAATCACTTAGCCAATGGCGAAAGAAAACATCCAGCATTATTCAAACAAGATTTTAGTTATGTAAACCTCATAAATTTTGAGGAATGCAATCATCCAAAAGTAAGCAGTAGACGGTAACTTCAATGAAACTAGTCATTTCCTAAAGCCAAATAATAGTTTGCATAAATCAGAAGCCACCAACAATCAATTTGTAATCTAGATGAGCATATGGTCATATAGGTAGCCACCTAATTTAAATCCTCACAAGTAGATGTGGCTAGTCCCTCCCTGTATAGCTTTTATAATATTAGAATGTCAAACAAGACATCCCACCTAGCTCCTACTTTTGtctttactatatatatttttgagatcATTAGATTGCATATGTAGGGTAGTATCTTCactatcaatttatttttgcaccAAATGACTATTGACTCCTTAGTCATATACATACATGCACACATATGCCTTATATACAAACATGCAAATGAACGAATAGCATTAAACTAACATTTAGCATTTACATTCTTGTAAATGTTTATTGGCCTTTCATATTGTGACCACAGAACCCTCACATCAAACTGATGGAAGTAAGATAAATAACTTTTCCTTTATAAGttaattatcaacaaaaaaaaaagggtatgaAATTTCTGGTGGAATCCTTTGAAGGAACATTTAATgagtgaggtcatgggttcaacACCCACTGCATGACTGTGTAAGGTGctgataaaaaatttatggttgACACCTCCCAAACAACATGTGTGGCCATCTTGCTAAGATGTTAGAATAATGATgtattaacatttattttagagtGTCGCAAAAAGGGCTCCTCATAATCGCTTATATAAATCTACCTAGCACATGCCCGATAGGGGACTCACCACACATCCACACAACACACTGATACAAATCAAtatacgctctgtttgtttcagcattaacGTTTTCTGGAAAATGGTTTATTTTCCAAAGAgtgttttctagaaaactatcttattttctagtgtttggtaacaACTTTGAAAATaagcttgagaatgttttctggtgtttggtatgcaatttttttttaaatatttcttgcataatttaaaacatgtatattatgtaaactaactaatgtaaacattataaataaaaaaccaagaataaatttggttttcatactaattaatctaaaattttgataataaatacaatcaaaattaattagttgtcaaattttcatgatctctacCACTCATCTTACTCATATATATAGACAGTAATGTATGTACACATAGACACATATATCAACCATTTGTCTACCATGGTCAACCACAAGTCTtcaatattactctaaattatgtatttacataatgtatTGCATAATTTATCATCATTGCATTGTAtttgccaacaaaaaaaatatatttgccaacaaatgcaattctcttaaacaattatcattcatcatataacaatattattagtccacagtaaagattgtcccatgtaaaagcaatttagagcaatataggtactatgtttaaaattttcatcttttacttcattcattctttcttcttcttcttattttattttatttttttgcactttatttacgaaaaagaagtaaattCTGTCTAGAATCCATCAAACtgaaaatttcttagagaaaaaagaaaatcgaacttgaaattcaaatcaaagaattggaatttgggtaaagaggaatgaaataattaccacTGCAAATTTGTTCTCCTTTGCAAGTTGGAGCTATTGAATGAtcagtgaaggaaaaaaaaatctaatcagagAATTGTGTTATAGAGGGGAAGagaaacatggagaaaagagagaagagagacaatTAAAGAGAGAGATCTATGGGAAGAGGAGAGACCAGAGTTAGTGATAGTGGGagtgtgaggagagaaaaagaaaagggaagagaaaaaaagtgagaaaacttaccatgagaaagagaagatgtcaaaaaattatgtttctcaCGGCTAtagacaaaaataatatttataggagatgtAACGCgtgagagagattgttttccaaaaaaaaaaatttggaaaacaacttatagaaaataagctttatttttattaaagttttccgttgactaaagatagttttctatTGACCaggttttttttgtgctaccaaacactagaaaatgtggaaaactatctttatataAAGTTTTCCAGCGAAACAAACGGAGCGTATAGACAATTCAAACAACCTAGGATATCACAATCTCCCCTCACTTAAAATCCATGGCATTCTAGTCAGGGCTCACGTCACGTTGTGGTTCAACCAAGCCACATAGCATTATTAGGTTCATTCTGCTACCATTTGTCACTATTCTAGGAAAATATTAACATCTGTGCTATATCAAAAAAGAACTAGT contains the following coding sequences:
- the LOC115959115 gene encoding hyaluronan mediated motility receptor-like isoform X2, with protein sequence MHHYLQKLIGLRSSVGASKEEVERLQKEKTELKEKEEKASKEIKRLQEEIASLSENLKKVKLESEEKDKRVESAESHVAALQKQAADLLLEYDRLLEDNQNLQTQAMGYR
- the LOC115959115 gene encoding hyaluronan mediated motility receptor-like isoform X1 translates to MGCFFHYSEEGFTLFLGFIIDRMHHYLQKLIGLRSSVGASKEEVERLQKEKTELKEKEEKASKEIKRLQEEIASLSENLKKVKLESEEKDKRVESAESHVAALQKQAADLLLEYDRLLEDNQNLQTQAMGYR